A window of the Cryptosporangium phraense genome harbors these coding sequences:
- a CDS encoding MerR family transcriptional regulator, protein MRIGELASRVGTTTRALRHYESLGLLSAGRTSNGYREYSAADVRIVEEIRMLVGIGFALEETRPFVECLRAGYATGDSCPASVAVYRRKIAEIDDCVAALAAVRSRLASAMDGDSLGPAPQPMCSLTFSLTREV, encoded by the coding sequence ATGCGGATCGGTGAGCTGGCCTCGCGGGTCGGGACGACGACCCGGGCGCTTCGGCACTACGAGTCGCTCGGGCTGCTGTCGGCCGGGCGGACGTCCAACGGGTACCGGGAGTACTCGGCGGCCGACGTCCGGATCGTCGAGGAGATCCGGATGCTGGTCGGGATCGGGTTCGCGCTCGAGGAGACCCGGCCGTTCGTCGAGTGCCTGCGAGCCGGGTACGCGACCGGGGATTCCTGCCCGGCGTCGGTCGCCGTCTACCGGCGGAAGATCGCCGAGATCGACGACTGCGTGGCCGCGTTGGCGGCGGTGCGTTCACGGTTGGCGTCGGCGATGGACGGAGACTCGCTCGGTCCGGCGCCGCAGCCGATGTGCTCGCTGACCTTCTCCCTGACGAGGGAGGTCTGA
- the trxA gene encoding thioredoxin: MEAVTDETWTDEVLLSDVPVLVDFWADWCGPCHRVRPVLESLAAEWEGRVRVVSLDIDVNPNVTRDYGVLGAPTMILFEGGEPVRTVVGAQPRGRLVAQLGL, from the coding sequence ATGGAAGCGGTGACCGACGAGACCTGGACCGACGAGGTCCTGCTGTCGGACGTGCCGGTGCTGGTGGACTTCTGGGCGGACTGGTGCGGACCGTGCCACCGGGTCCGGCCGGTGCTCGAATCGCTCGCGGCCGAGTGGGAGGGCCGGGTGCGGGTCGTGTCGCTCGACATCGACGTGAACCCGAACGTGACCAGGGACTACGGGGTGCTGGGAGCGCCGACGATGATCCTGTTCGAGGGCGGGGAGCCGGTGCGGACCGTGGTCGGGGCTCAGCCTCGCGGGCGGTTGGTGGCGCAGCTGGGGCTCTGA
- a CDS encoding DUF397 domain-containing protein — translation MLNSEFSPSSWRKSRRSASINCVEVAETPSVIGVRDSKNPGGAVLRYPAAGWSAFLAGIKRGEFDRP, via the coding sequence ATGCTCAACAGCGAATTCTCTCCGTCGTCGTGGCGGAAGTCCCGACGCAGCGCCAGCATCAACTGCGTCGAGGTCGCCGAGACGCCGTCGGTCATCGGCGTGCGTGACTCGAAGAACCCGGGCGGCGCCGTCCTGCGCTACCCGGCCGCCGGTTGGTCCGCCTTCCTCGCCGGCATCAAGCGCGGGGAATTCGACCGGCCGTAG
- a CDS encoding helix-turn-helix domain-containing protein, translating to MAGERTPTLRRRELAARLRALRRTSGLTIEEVARELACSPTKISRIETGRRGAVLRDVRELCRLYRVSPAEQDHLLTLARESKERAWWQGYDIGATYRTLIGLESAATAIAEYQPAVIPGLLQTPDYARALIRGTGERRTEEEIEDQVTLRVTRQRILDRSDPPYVSFILDEAAIRRLIGGRSVLANQLDALLTIAGRSQIGLQVLDFEAGAHPALRGPFGIVEIEESPASSIVFVEGHTGDIYLEGSADLKRYQRMFDQLRSIALSPKNSMDFIAAVRDEIRPPEHH from the coding sequence ATGGCGGGAGAACGCACCCCCACGCTGCGTCGGCGTGAACTCGCCGCACGGCTGCGGGCTCTGCGGCGTACGTCCGGACTGACGATCGAGGAGGTCGCCAGGGAGCTCGCCTGCTCCCCGACGAAGATCAGTCGCATCGAGACGGGTCGACGCGGAGCGGTCCTCCGTGACGTCCGCGAACTCTGCCGCCTCTATCGGGTGTCTCCGGCCGAGCAGGACCATCTGCTCACTCTCGCCCGCGAGAGCAAGGAACGCGCGTGGTGGCAGGGTTACGACATCGGCGCGACCTACCGCACCTTGATCGGGTTGGAGTCCGCAGCCACCGCGATCGCCGAGTACCAGCCGGCGGTCATCCCGGGCCTGCTGCAGACGCCCGACTACGCACGAGCGCTCATCCGGGGGACGGGTGAAAGGAGAACCGAAGAGGAGATCGAAGACCAGGTGACCCTGCGGGTCACCCGTCAACGGATCCTCGATCGTTCCGACCCGCCGTACGTGTCGTTCATCCTCGACGAGGCCGCGATCCGTCGCCTCATCGGGGGCCGGAGCGTTCTGGCCAACCAGCTGGACGCGCTCCTGACGATCGCCGGACGCTCCCAGATCGGTCTTCAGGTGCTCGACTTCGAAGCCGGGGCACACCCCGCGTTACGCGGTCCCTTCGGCATCGTCGAGATTGAAGAGAGCCCCGCCTCGAGCATCGTCTTCGTCGAGGGGCACACCGGTGACATCTACCTGGAGGGGTCGGCCGACCTGAAGCGCTACCAGCGCATGTTCGACCAGCTCAGGTCGATTGCTCTGTCACCGAAGAACTCTATGGACTTCATTGCCGCGGTGCGCGACGAGATCCGCCCACCCGAGCACCACTGA